Proteins from one Verrucomicrobiia bacterium genomic window:
- a CDS encoding methionyl-tRNA formyltransferase, translating to TRAGDLLLKVWKVEVVDGVSGNPGELLPDFIVATSQGGVRIQELQPANSKRMPLDAFLRGHAVKVGSILG from the coding sequence ACACGCGCGCGGGCGATTTGTTGTTGAAGGTCTGGAAAGTCGAAGTCGTGGATGGTGTCTCGGGCAACCCCGGTGAGCTGCTTCCCGATTTCATCGTCGCCACCAGCCAGGGCGGTGTGCGCATCCAGGAACTCCAACCGGCCAACAGCAAACGCATGCCCCTCGATGCTTTCCTGCGAGGCCATGCGGTCAAAGTGGGTTCAATATTGGGTTGA